From Xiphophorus couchianus chromosome 7, X_couchianus-1.0, whole genome shotgun sequence:
TGTGTAGGGATGTTGGTGAGGTTAGAAAAGGATTTACTCACAAATTGAGCATATTGAGCCAAACGTGTTTCAATTTCTAGTGAAACGTTAACTGTTGCACAAGGATTTAGGCCTCCACACTGGAAAGAAGCTGCCATGTGCAgggttttatttatgaatgtgCCGGCCTAGAAAAAGCTCAGACGCAAACAAAAACGTTTAGTAGTAGAAGACAAGCATTAACCTGCTGTTTTCTAACACACGAGTGCAAAACACTGACCAAGACGTtgcttagttttttgtttttccacatgaGTGCATAAAAATGCACTTACTGTTTTACTTTGGTGGGGTTATTAAGATCCTCCTAGCAAATGATTACCggagaaaacaagttcatttaCTAACTAAATATGTCAAGATCAGCAAAACCATCAGAGGATGATTAAAAAACCAGTACCATGAAATGGTACTGGTTGGTAGTGGTTAGCCAATGTAAGCATTGAGTAGCAGCATCAATCTGACAGCCTGTTGAACAGGCAGCAGAAAGTACAAGGAAGGAATAACTAtcaaattaaaggatttctgtGGAGGATAATACAGAATATTAAAGAAACTACCTCGCCTCTATAAAGCAGCAACCGTTTATTAAACCTGACTTATACCCAAAactaaaaccagatatttatatacagtcacttaataaaaaacaaatacccATTAAACTAAACCTTTTCTCTTTTAGGTAAGTAAGAAATTGCCACAATTAATTCTATTATGATAAATGCCACATTAAcaaaggaatattttttattgattttttaaaattacattctttaaatatactgtatatactgagTCACATTCATCgtttcagtttcagtgtttGCAAAATCACAACTGCAGTGAATTGACTTCTAGATGTCTGAGGGAACCATGATCACCTGCTAAAACAATTATAGCAAAGTAGGAACAACATGGGATTATTGATCCATAATATAAttcaaaaaagtacaaataaactaaaataaggATATATAGTCAATTGAATCCAATTACATCGACCAATTTAAAGTCAGCTACCTACATTTCAATTTGATCTtagtcagaaaaaaatctagtCAAGTTATGTTTATAATGCAAgttcattaaatgtttacatcaaAGGAAACCCTCTGAAAATCCATGTAGCAACAGAGAACAGCTGACTGCGTTGAGTTATTAAGTTTGAAGCAACTCCTCATGCTGAGCAAGCATGTAGtgacagtaaaaaagaaaactgctttcCATGGAAGTCAAAGTCATGTAGTTTCAAGGAATTGCTTACAAATGTTAGAGATGCAAGTACACTTTCGAAATTGAATAGTGATAACcggaaaaaataaatgttttatcaattagaaataattgattatttttgaaaaacatagtCTAAATTAATGTCAGGCAGTAAGAGAGAAAAGAGTTGAGTCTCTTTTAGAAAGTATGTGAATGTGTAGTTACAACTTTGTTTACTGCAATTGTAATTAAACGTTATATTCAGAATTCAGGACCACGATGAATATGAGATAAAGCACCAGTGTTAAATAGGCTACAATTAGTACACTCTTTAGGGCACGCTCCAGTTCATCATTTGATAAATATCAAGTTAATAATCAATGTAAGTCTGCTGACAAAGCCAGATgatattcagttatttttacttcagtcaTCACTTTGTAAGCTTCAGCTGCCATCAGCAAAATTTCATTTATAGTTCTGTAACTGCCCGCTTTCAAAGGAAATGCCAAGGGAAGTACGAGCCAACACATATTTCCCTTTACATCTGACACATTTACTTTGAGGAAAtagattagcttttttttattaaaacaagcaaTACAAGTGACCCTTTTCAACTCTGAGCAGGTCCCTAGGTAGAAATGATTCCAGtttgcagcagctgcagtgtAATTAGTTGCTTGATTCACACTAAGGAGCTTACATACTAAGAGTTGAGCAAAAAGAAAGCAGATTACAATCTGAGAAGCAAGGTCTAACTGTGCTGCAAACAACAAGCACAAGTGTGAGGCTGTCACATTTACAGAGTAGCTTCTTAGCATTTTCTCGCTTTTACATGCGAGAAAAAGCATAGATTATTTGATGAAGTTTAGGTGGGCAGTGAAAATGTGCTCCACTGACTGAGATTTGTACCAGCAGTCTCTCAGTCCTCACAGATTGTCTGTAAGTCACATGCTTTTTTCTGCTACCTAGCAACAGTAAAGCTCAGGCAAAAGTTCTCCAATCTGCCTGAGAGAGGCTTTGTACTCAACCTTTAAACTACAACTAGAAGGTAAAACTTGCTGCTCTAAATGTCTCTAAGTggttccattaaaaaaaaaaacgaaaattaaataaacctgtaatgaaataaatatgtatgtgtatataatCCTGctatagatattttttatatgtagcAGGATTATCtaatacatatatttatgtGGCAGCTGAATTGTTGAACCCAATacgtgttggcgtgtgtgtgggtgtgtgtgtgtatttagtTGCTTAGCTTGAATTCCTCTGCTTTGTACTGATGAGCAACAAGTGTACAGGCTGAGTCACATGTAACTCTCCAGGTTCTCATTCAACTTTCTCACACAGAAGCTGGAAGTAGCAGGAATAACAGAAGTAGAAGACTTACCTTCAGCATGGCACCATCTAACAGagcataaaaagaagaaaaagagttgAAGCGGCGGTGCTCTCCACATTCTGGCTGGCCCGTCCAGCTCCGCGCTGCAGATGGAGGAGCTGTAAGGACTGAGGCTGGGATGCTGTAGCTTTCCTCTGTCCCTCTCGGCCCGCTAGTTGATGAAAAGGGGCGTGCACAAAGGCCAGGACCGCcgtcccctcctcctcctcctcctcttcctcccagcTCCCAGCCCAGCCCTCGGCACGTTGGATAAATCCCCTGTTGGCCCTGGAAGCTGCATAATGCCATGCAGGTCCGAGCTTTCCTGAGAGCCAGTGATTTTACACTCTCAGCGGGTCGTCGTTGTTATAATTTTGCCCCACGCTTGGGAACTAACAGAGGGTCTGTATATTCATGCTTGGGAAAACAAACTAGGAGAGCTAGaattaacacataaataaaactgcGGATAAACAAAATCAACCACAATTAACttgaatgtttattattattattattattattattattattattattattattattattatgtaattaaATCGCTTTATACTTTCACAATTAAAAacgaaaataaataaatccttatAATATAACTTCAAATAAATACGGTTAAACCCAAGAGGAAGAAGGTTTAAGTAAATTCGGCCCTTTGCTGTTTCTAAGATTAATCGTAAGAAGCTCAACGTCGCCATCGTGCGGACAAATGGCAAAGTCAACAAATCATCCGCGCTTCTGTTGGatgctttatgttttaaaagcCCGAAAGTATTTCGATTTCGATTAAAGATTAATTTAGCTCGGccaacatatatatatgttacGTTATGTTATAACGAGAAAAGCATCtcctacaaaataataaaaagactaaaatatgtatcatttttgaaaaaaagagaagaaataaaaatattctaatacAGTAATTTAACATATTATTGACAAAAATAGCATGTCAAAAATATGCATAGAGAATAATTATTCTCAATAATCATGTCTTACACAACAACTctaaaattttgacatttttttcaagaaagaaaatttTTACAGTAATCGGTAAAATgatgaacatatttacatttaaataaatttaaagacaTTGGAATGTAGCCTATATAAGAAGACACGTGGAAAGTTTACGCTgaacaatgaaacaaaatgaacaaaaaatatttaatctgatGGGTACAATAACGGAAGTCCGGATAAACTGGTTATGCACAAGATGAGAGGTACCTGGGAAATATTGTTGCAACTAAATGACGAAAGGACGGATGaaattaagaaagaaagaataaaccagttggattattttattttcacggAATAATACCGCCATCTACTGACAGCTTTGGTTCTGCAGTCTTCGATTTATGACTTCTCATGTGCAGTTCCTCCTTCTATTTTTTTAGTTGTCCACTTGAAGATgttacataaacataaacaccGTAATAAATAATTACGAgtgactaaaaacattttcaccgACGACATTTTAAGGTAAAATATGTACaactttaaattgaaaattgtCATCGCAGATTTATTACGTGGGaacacaataagaaaaaaaaaatccagtgcaTCCTAAGGGGGCCCGGCTTAAAGATACCATGAACACTGATTCCggctaaaaaaatgtaaattttgtaGAACTGATATTTTTGTGACGTGACGTGGTAGATTCTGCCCTACATTCTCAGGTACGAAAGGTGGCGGTATTTACCTGAAACTAGTTTGTAATCTAccatcaaaacaaaatagagGGGTTGCTATTAGCAACCGTGCACTTAGTAAACTAACTGCAGTCCAGTTGAGGGAAAATCTAGCataaaattagactttttcCGGAGCATATCGTGACGAGTCCACCTAGAGATTCGAAGGACGTCTTAAGGAAGGCCGACATCAATATGGAGGTACGTAAAAAGGTCCATTCAAACCAATATTAGCGAACAGTAGTTTGATCAGCAGTGAACGACAACTAGCTACAGTTGTCAAAGCAGTTCCTCAGTTAAAGATACCTCGGAATCTTTCTTTTGTTGCTTGTTTATGAAatctgtaaatataaaatgttggattaaaatattatcttaaaaactgaatgtgttttaaaCGTCATCTGTGGGGATGTTGAAGtgtaaaacctgcaaaaaaaaaaagagctcttGGGAAAACACCACACAAGGAAAATGGATGTTGTTTCTGTTAGAACATctaataaaagtattttctgtatTAGAACAGCATAtcacttaaaaacacaaaaataacatcaaaagaaaacaaacgagcaacaataaaatcaatattttcccTCAGGTCCCCTTGCTTTTAATATCAGCAGCACCTAATAAAATAAGTCCCTGTTCTATCCTAGTTCATTTTGTTGCCACAGTTCTTTAAGTGTAAATTATTTAGACTTAAAACAATagccaaaagagaaaaatgtgacatGTAATTTTACTAAAGACTGCAAGTTTCAGtgctttttggaaaaataataattattaaataatctgtCTTTAGATGAATCACCATGAATGTGGATACTGTTGACATGTTTTTAACCCAGggttgtctttctttttttcccagaatgcaGACGGTATTCAGCCATCAAATACAAATCCACAAAATTCTGACGTCAAAGACAGCAGGGAAATGCTGTGGTCCAGGATAGATGAGCAGTCTACCTTGATCtacacactgaaaaaaagagccGATGAAACGCTTCTGCGATATCAAGCACTTCAGCAAATTAACTCTGAACTTGAGGACCAACTAGCCCTCTGCCAGAAAGAACTACAGGGCgaaagaaaaagagcagatATGTTAAAATATAGATTCACAGATCTGGCGGCCAATAATGAGGGAATCATTAATTTCATGGAGGAGCACAAAAACCAGAATGTGATGCTAAAGGTGGAAAACAAGCGGCTGCAGTTGGAAAATGATTCACTCTTCTCAGAGAAACTACATGATAAAGAAATGTTGGTTAAAAAACTGCTGCAAGAAAATAAGCTGCTGAGAGATAAATGTACCGCTAATGAACAGGAATTcaggtaatttttttaaacttgtttctCATTAAATTAATCAGATTCATAAGAAATATCAATGATTTGTATCCCCAGCCTACTAAGAcattatgtatgtttttctctgtcattGCAAAGGTAATTTATGTGGATTTTTGAATACAGGGAGCCTTCGACTTAATTAATTACAGTCTGTAGTTTCCAACAACTAAACGACTATTGTTTTGAGGGTGGGGggatatataataataataataatttaaactcGTATCGTCtattttatgctatttttatttgatctgcTCTTCTTTATTGATATCCCTAATCATATCATCTTAAATCTAAAGTGAGAAAATCACTGAAAGTGAGTCAAAACGCAGAGAACAAGCAGTCCAGCATAAAGTCAAAGAGGTGTCACTTCTAGAACAGTTGCATGATGCTCAAAATCAGCACAACAATGCTGAGGAAAGTTGTAAAGGTAGATAactctgttcattttttaaagcacaagCAATGCAACAGTACATgtataaagtttgtttttccaaacttcCAGatttgaagctaaaactttCAGAAACTCAAGAAGAACACGCTTTGATGGAAACGAGCTTAAAAGAAACCATAGCGCATCTAaacagtgaaagaaagaaattattgGACATTTCTATTGAAAGAGGCAAATCAATTCAGGTaaattgaaatgatttgttattaataaaatactaatacttgcaacaaaaaaaatcataaagtgTTCACTTTACATACAAACTCATCTTCCATacaggaaaaacaggaacaaatcTATGAGctggaaacaaaatggagaaacGAGGAAAAAGCCAAAATTGAAGCACAGGAAAggtaaaatacatttcagtgtttCCACTCTGCTGAAGTTCACTGGTTAACCACTAGATCAATGAAATAAGTGAGTTAATGCCGTGTTTATGCTATACAGTGccctgaaaaagtatttatgtgAGCTTTTCacacaataaaatcacaaatttctATAAATTTTATTGAAACTTTATGTATTCCACCCTCTATAATTCCTAAATAAAACCAAGTGCATACAACTGGTTGTAGAGGGAACATAATGAATAAGCAGAGTcaaactgtatttaatttattgaaaatggaagaaacacaaacacaatccCACTGAGATGTGATTATCTGCCTCAACTGACTGGCTCcacaaggagagcattaatcagagaagcagccaagaggtgCATGGCATATCTAGAGGCGCTGCAGGGCCCCACAGTTTAGGGGTCGGGGGAATCCCATTTTTGCATCTCTATAGAATTTCCCAATACTTCCTCTCAATATGAATACTCTCATGGCATCTTGTTAAACCAGAAATACTATGTAATCATCTTTGAGACCTCATATTATTATGGTTCCATCTCTATTTTCTGAGGTGTGTTTATTAATGTACTCTTAACTGTCTTCAGATTTGCATCAGATGCAAACGCAGTGAATATAGACGCACGAGTGAAGTCCCTCCAGATTGCTCTGGACAAATCCATGTCAGATCTGCAGAAGCTGAACGAGGTTTGTTTTACCACAACGCTTTAATTTAAGGCTAACAAAGTGCTGAATGTGTGGTATTTCTACAGGATTTCGATGCTTTCAAGGAACacagcaacaacctgctgacaCAGGAAAAGGACTTAAATCAAAAACTTCGCCATATTATAGGTTGAAACTCTGCACTATGTAGAGTGGTTTTTCTTACTAattcctaataaaaaaaaatatctttcagaaagaaTGTTTACTTAACTTAGACATAATAAATGCTTTCTCATATTTTTCTGTGCcacaatatgtttttatttaatttctactTTTCAATAAGAATGGAAGTAGCACACCCACTTAGCATGATTCATTGTTCCTGGAGAAGAAACTTTACAAATGTTCACAGTCTCAAAGGAAAGTCACATTTCTGAATGTTCCTCTGCCAGAGGAGTTTTGAATGTGTGGTATTATGGAGAATGAACGTGTTTgagctttaaatcatgttataTTGTTATTGGGTGAACATTTTTGTGATGTTGTGACCTGAAgtgcaggagcttcttaaagagacaaaagcGCAATTTTGTCAAATTGCGaagtaaaatgtcttttaagaTCATGTTTGATGTACACAGCACAACTGAGGGTAACATAGTTGCTTTATTGTGCTACATAATGGCACTAtgttcctggaaaatacataatgctaCCTCCTGGAACTGTAACAAGGCTGAATCTTGCCACCACAAAAATATTGATGGTAAGagaggtaagaaaaaaaaacctccaaagctcatcaataacatttaaataatctatTCATTGATGCCTATAAAGGAATATTACtcaaaaaaatacttataaaaTGCCCTACATGTACATTTTTGATCATTGTCAGTGGAACAAAGATGTAgagggattgtttttttttcctgaactgTCACTGAGTGCAACATTCCTTTGTGTCAGAAAGTCTCCTCTAATTACTTGTCGCCTGGGGCTCTCCAATACAAAGCCTCTTTATCGTGAGCACCATAGGCAGAAGAAGCCTCTGTGAACTTTCTGTCCATCTGCACAGGACACAGCTCATCTTCAAACACATCAGGAAGAGATCACTTAAAGGTCAACTGGACCACTGAATGGTCAGATGGTCATTCTTCAGGGTCAGGAGGGTGGAGAGTTGCCTGCAGGTTGCAGTAATTTATTCTGCTGAAAATAATTTGCATGCCACTCACCTACTGGTGCaaaacttattttgatttaaatgctGATTAAACTAATTACATCACATACTTTCATTGATTATTTTCCAAGGCttcattaaattaatatatGTGTTGTAATCCAAAAACATCCTGACAGCTGTGATGTTAGGCCTTGAGTTTGGaacaacaattttttatttaagtggcGAGTCCTAGAGAGGCCACTAGAGTCCTTTACGCACTCTGGTGGCCATTAAAACAGTATAAAGTTATATACTGACCTTGGATCACCCCCATTTTGTCAGCCAAAGCTGTTATGGTTGTCGCCCCAGGACTTTGGACTTTGGTTTCCACCCAAAGATGGCCTGCTCTTTTCCATTATGGCCTCTGAACTTCAAACCGCTCCAAACTGTAGACTTAATACTGTTTTGTATCTCAGCTCTCAAACTCCATTGTCAGGTTCAGTTTTCTCCAAACAAACCCATCGGTCACAGAGGTGGTGTTGGTTTGTGTGCCTGTAGTGGTAAGAGTTCAAACACGCTCTGTAACTTAAAGGTGTCAAAAACTTGCAGTGTTCCAATTAAAGAATATGAGGACTATgacttaaaaatgtgttttttatttgcaaatgtgTACATCTACAGCCACATTCAATGGGAGGTTTTAAAACACCACTCTCAGCAAACATACAACAGCAGGAGTCTTGGCACAACTCCACAAGATCTGTCTCCTTATGAAGGAGGAGGGAGCATCTCTGGTTCTTTCACTCTCTTCTCTCAGAGTGACTGCTGCCGTTGCAGGGCACAGTCGGGTTTCGATCTGTGCTGACCCTCTGCTTCATCTCTCAAGTTCGCAATTtgacaggaagcagaagaaCTGGAAAACTGAACATCTTTGAAAGACTGAGTCATTGTGAAGATTATTGTTATACTGTTTCCAGGGTGCATTTTGCTCCTTCTTACCACTATGTTTTGATGTACCTGGATTTGTAAAGCTGTCTGATTTCAGATCAGGTGTCACTTTCGCCTCGGGGGCCAGGATGCCGCCCTATTTCACATCAGTGCTGCTGGTCACATCAATCTCCAGCGTTTGGGCTCAAGACTTTACTGAGGAAAGGAAAACGTACAAGAAAACCAGAGCCAGGCCGGTAGCTGCAAGTATCCATGATGGACAGGGTGAGAAATTTgatgaaaattagaaaaatgtttcagacagCTGCTTCAGCACAACATCAATATTATTTATCTATGTTGTA
This genomic window contains:
- the zgc:172182 gene encoding coiled-coil domain-containing protein 89, producing the protein MENADGIQPSNTNPQNSDVKDSREMLWSRIDEQSTLIYTLKKRADETLLRYQALQQINSELEDQLALCQKELQGERKRADMLKYRFTDLAANNEGIINFMEEHKNQNVMLKVENKRLQLENDSLFSEKLHDKEMLVKKLLQENKLLRDKCTANEQEFSEKITESESKRREQAVQHKVKEVSLLEQLHDAQNQHNNAEESCKDLKLKLSETQEEHALMETSLKETIAHLNSERKKLLDISIERGKSIQEKQEQIYELETKWRNEEKAKIEAQERFASDANAVNIDARVKSLQIALDKSMSDLQKLNEDFDAFKEHSNNLLTQEKDLNQKLRHIIG